The DNA region TGCGGCGATGGCTTCGTCACGGTGCTGTTCGAGTTTCACATACAGGGGATCCTCGACCGAGAACCACCTGTATATGCCGCCGTACCACCACGGGTACTCGTCGTAGCTGAGAAAATCGGGCTGCACGGTGTCGATGAAAAGCCTGATCCAGTGCCCGGCTTTCTGGTTTAGGTTCACGAAGGTCAGATGGGTCGGGTCCGCCGCGTGGTATGCCTTAACCGAGTCTGCGGCTTCATACAGTTGTTTCAGGGAGATTGGCTCGTCCATGATGTCGTATCCCCAGACATCCGGGTCGCCCTTAAGCCGCGCGGCTGTCTCGAAACCGGGATGAGGAATCATGAGCTTGACTCCATACTTTTTGCAAAGGGCGAGCTTGTCGGCGGGACCGTGGAGCGTATTGAAATCTGCCTCCGCGAGCTGTTTCACCATGTTCTCGGTCAGGGCGGCAGGTGAACTATCCCCGTAGGTGAAGATCATGAACTCCGGGAGATCCTTCGCCTGTGCGGTGGCAGCTATTATGAACGTAATAAGAATAAATAGAGCTATTTTCCGCATGTGTTTCCTCCTTTCTTTGCTTTCCCTTTTATGCCTTTATACTTGAGACATATTTTATTGGGTTTCTTTCAAATATAGATGCCGAAACAAGTTCAAAACCAGCGCATGACACGTGCACTTCGACAAGCTCAGTGCTCGGTCAGCGGACTCTGAGCTTGTCGAAGAGTCTGCTATATCCTGAACTCGTTTCAGGATCTTAACACTCAAAACATTCGCAATTATTTATGTCGTCATGTATAGAACCCGCGATACTATGCCCTCATTCTCTTCTCTCGGATTCAGGGATATGGAACCGGAACATCGAAGGGCGTATGAACCGGGGATTTTTACGGTCTCCCGAGAATCCGCCGCCGACATAGAAGAAGATAGACTCCCCTTTCTCATCCATCTCAAGGCCGTAGGGCGCTCCGGCATTATACCCGTATTTCTGGAGGTAGAAGGCGTTCAGGAAGCCGAGTACCTTCTTTTTCCCGGTCTGTGTGTCGTACTGGACTACCGGCGTCCCGAAATCCATGGCCCGCGAGCCGACTCCGGGCATATAGTAGATATAGCGCAGTTTCGGGCTCTGGCACATGTTCGCCGTGTAGAGACCCTCGCGCCCCCAGTTGGGGCCGATAAGCTCCGTGCGGTCCTCCGCCGGCCAGAACTTGAAAAACGCGCCGTTCTCGCTGAAACACCAGAAAGCGCCCCCAGCGGTTTTGTATTCCGTATGCGAGCGGATGGGATTGGGCCTGCCGTTTGCGGGGTTGGCCGGCGCCTTCGCCTTCATTTTCGTGAACACATTGTTCCGCTGCGTGTAGCTCACGAAATACTGCTCGCCGCGATACCGCTCGCCGCTGGGATACGTCACCGTATCCGTAGAGTAGAAGATGCCGGTGTTCTTGTCGAGCATGGTGCAGCGGCGGTGCCAGGAGATTCCGTGTTTGGGCGCTCCGGCGTAAAGAGTCCGGCGGTTTTTCGTGTCGTAGACGAACACCACGCCGTCTTCTTCGGCCACTGCGAAGAATATTCCCCGTTTCCAGTCATAGTTATAGTACGGCCATGAGGAGCCCTCAAGCGGGATGCCGAGGTTCTCCAGCTTTCCACTGAACACGTTGTAATGAAACAGATAGCTTCCCTTGTATATTGTATCCCACTCCTCCTTCGTTGGGAAAGGGCCAAAGTACGACAAAAACCACATGTTCCCCTGCGGGTCGATGTCCAGGTCGCCGTGTATCTTGGAGTCGGGGTAATCCTTCGGGGTCCACTTCATGGTCTTACGGAGATCCACCACCATACGGTGGGTTTTCGTCCCGGGGTCGTAGCGGACGATGTAGGCGTTCCCGTTGTAAGCACGATGGTCGCCGATTGAGAAGTAGAAGCAGCCGTCCGGCCCACGCGTTACATCGCCATATCCCTCCCATATGCCGCCAACTCTGGAGTTGTCGCTGTAGAGAACCGGAAGGTACCACGGCTCGTAGCCCCGGATGATGCCGAAATCCACAATCGGCGCGGCAGTCGCTACCTCGAAATCGCGAAGTAAGGGGTAGTCAGCGGGAACGGCAAGGAAATCCGGAGAGGAGTCGGTGTACATCTTTCCGGTCAGGCGGATGTTCTGTTTGTCGTACTGTGTCTCCCATTGTTTCCATTCCCCGGCGCGGTTCGGAGTCTGAGAAAAGACGGCTGCCGAGAGGGAAAACAGGAGGGCGGAAATGAATATTTTCTTGTACATGCAGGTAATTCCTCCTGAAAATGACTGTCTGAACCAGTGATTCGCATGATGTAAATGATACAAGATGATAAAAGCAATATCAACAGTAATTGCTCAATCAGATCCTGAAACGAGTTCAGGATGACACGTGTCATGCCGAACTTGTTTCGGCATCTATCTCCAAACATCAACTTCTTAATTGAATACTCTCAAGCTTGTTATCTTTTCATCATCTTTTATCATTTTAATCACACAAATCAGTGGTTCAGACAATCCTTCTTTTTATTCCCCGAACGGAGCATCGGCATGGTTCAGCACGAACGAGGACGGTTTCCCCTTCACCCCCAGCTTGCTGACCGCCCGAACCTTCAGGGTGTTCCTCCCTGACTGGAGGAGCCATGTCCAGCGTTCACCGGTCTGTTTCCAGCCGGTGTCATCCGCATTCACCTCGAAATGGCTGAAATTCGGCGTGTAGGTCTCGAATCGGAGGAACAGGCGGTCGTTGCCGAATCCCTGGGTTGCATCCACGTGCACAAGGTTCAAATCGGGCCACATGTCCTGCGGACGGTCTGTATGCCAGGCGTACTGGCGTTTTGGGGGCGTACGGTCGTCGTACCAGTTAATGTAGCCGTCCCAGGGCCACCAGGTATTGCCGTGGGTGAGAGGGCGGGGAGTGGATTTTTCATACCAGTTGTTCCGCGGTATGAGCCGCATGAATGCAGCGTTGGCAAATCCGCTCGTAATGACCTTTCCGAAATGACTTATGAGGATCTTATCATTCGGGGTGGCGATGCCGCGCCTGACAGGCAGCGGTTTACCCGGAAGAGTATTTCTCCAGGGAATCATGTCGTTCATCCAGTCGATCGTGTGGTTTGGGAAATAGTAGTCCAAATAGAGTTTATGGAGCTCGAGCATGTCGAGGGGTTCGGCGGTGGCGGGGTCGTAGTTGTAATGGTCGAAAAACTCAGCATCGAAGAAAATCCATTTCCCGTACTCATCGTTCCAAACTTCGATGACCTCATGGCCGATACAGTTAATCAGCCGCGCCTGCCACCCGTACGCCATACACATCCCACCGAGGACGTTGGCGAACTGGATGCACATGCCGCCTCCGCCGCTGGTATCTATGCGTCTGAGAATGGAGAGGGCATCCCATCCGGGATATTCCGGAAGCGTCCCGCCGGGATACCAGCGCTTGAATACATAGTGCAGGAGCTTCACCTGGGCGTCGAACTCCGTGCGGCTGCCGGCGATGACCTCATCGAGGTTTTCACGTTTCCGCAGCTCGGAGAATTCGGGCCGGTCCCATTTTTCCCATTCCCAGGGGAGCGAGGAGTACGAAATCGGGGGATTGTCAGCTTCGACCACACGTATGTTTTGGTGAAGCGGGACGCGCTGGTTGAGCTCGGCGGTGAGCTGCATCGACTTGATTACGGGGCTTTTGAGCGGGTTCTTCGTTGAGAGCACCATGCGGAACTGCACATACCGCCGGTTGAGCGCCGCGCCGCCGGTCTCATAATCGACCGCCGCCCCCTGGCCGATGAACTGGTAGGGTTCCCATTCCGATGAGAACGGATCGGGATCGCTTCCTCTCCGGATAAAGCATTCCACCGTCGTTTCTTCCGGCGCCTCGGAACGCAGGGAGAATTTCAGCTTCCGAATCTCGCGCTGGGGGACGATTGTATCCTTCGCATCCCCCTTCCAGAGGTCTATGACCGGACTTGCGAGCCATCCGGTTTTCACAGAGCGGTCGAGGCTGAGACGGATTGAATACTCTGCCGCTGTCTGCCCGAGGGGGCCGAAAGGGCTTCGTTTCCATGTTTCTCCGCCGTCCAGGGATTTAAACGAGGTTTCCCCCACATGCGCGGGATCGCCGCCGCCGTCCTCGAATTCATCCGCGCGGGAAAGGTACACCTGCCATCCATCCTGCTCCGATGAGGCTTCCGGGCAGGAGAGGTCGATAGTGTTCTTCCCTTTCACCAGCCATTCCGCGGGGAACTCGTTCCAACGGTACATCTCACGGTTTTTTTTCTCATCCCAGGAATCGATCCGGGTGGGTTTGCC from Candidatus Latescibacter sp. includes:
- a CDS encoding transglutaminase-like domain-containing protein, producing the protein MKYLLNTAIVIALSLSGGSAPAQEKVTTSWGGDALKVYETGFMHMVMKAPGGGVQLFNMELVENDSPGSGASEKGISNDVIWGKQQARKLFFLEDPRARKAWLVYFVSRKGKFPLSLKVNGKPTRIDSWDEKKNREMYRWNEFPAEWLVKGKNTIDLSCPEASSEQDGWQVYLSRADEFEDGGGDPAHVGETSFKSLDGGETWKRSPFGPLGQTAAEYSIRLSLDRSVKTGWLASPVIDLWKGDAKDTIVPQREIRKLKFSLRSEAPEETTVECFIRRGSDPDPFSSEWEPYQFIGQGAAVDYETGGAALNRRYVQFRMVLSTKNPLKSPVIKSMQLTAELNQRVPLHQNIRVVEADNPPISYSSLPWEWEKWDRPEFSELRKRENLDEVIAGSRTEFDAQVKLLHYVFKRWYPGGTLPEYPGWDALSILRRIDTSGGGGMCIQFANVLGGMCMAYGWQARLINCIGHEVIEVWNDEYGKWIFFDAEFFDHYNYDPATAEPLDMLELHKLYLDYYFPNHTIDWMNDMIPWRNTLPGKPLPVRRGIATPNDKILISHFGKVITSGFANAAFMRLIPRNNWYEKSTPRPLTHGNTWWPWDGYINWYDDRTPPKRQYAWHTDRPQDMWPDLNLVHVDATQGFGNDRLFLRFETYTPNFSHFEVNADDTGWKQTGERWTWLLQSGRNTLKVRAVSKLGVKGKPSSFVLNHADAPFGE